A genomic window from Phoenix dactylifera cultivar Barhee BC4 chromosome 7, palm_55x_up_171113_PBpolish2nd_filt_p, whole genome shotgun sequence includes:
- the LOC103714286 gene encoding protein RER1A-like, translating to MMDSSSGGGDPSSGGLPVLPAWAAAASQRYQHFLDKATPHVLRRWLGFGAVALVYALRVWFVQGFYIVSYALGIYVLNLFIAFLSPQVDPEIQELVDGSGPSLPTRSTDEFRPFVRRLPEFKFWYSITKAFCIAFILTFFSAFDVPVFWPILLFYWLVLFTVTMKRQILHMIKYKYVPFSHGKQRYTGKRAVSSEDASVPSNST from the exons ATGATGGATTCGTCCTCTGGCGGCGGAGATCCATCCTCCGGCGGCCTTCCGGTGCTGCCGGCGTGGGCCGCCGCCGCGTCCCAGCGGTACCAGCACTTCCTGGACAAGGCGACGCCGCACGTGCTCCGGCGGTGGCTGGGGTTCGGGGCGGTGGCCCTCGTCTACGCCCTCCGCGTCTGGTTCGTCCAGGGCTTCTACATCGTCTCCTACGCCCTCGGCATCTACGTCCTCAACCTCTTCATCGCCTTCCTCTCCCCCCAGGTCGACCCCGAGATCCAGGAGCTTGTCGACGGCTCCGGCCCCTCCCTCCCCACTCGCTCCACCGACGAGTTCCGCCCCTTCGTCCGCCGCCTCCCCGAGTTCAAGTTCTG GTACTCTATTACAAAGGCCTTTTGTATTGCCTTCATATTGACATTCTTCAGTGCGTTCGATGTTCCTGTGTTCTGGCCTATTCTGCTCTTCTACTGGTTGGTCCTATTTACAGTGACAATGAAGCGGCAGATACTTCACATGATAAAATACAAATATGTTCCCTTCTCCCATGGGAAGCAG CGTTACACTGGGAAGAGAGCAGTTTCTTCAGAAGATGCAAGCGTTCCTAGCAATTCAACTTGA
- the LOC103714278 gene encoding F-box protein At1g47056-like produces the protein MGQSASTLCHRRPKPSVAGPPSSAMIPSAASASSGPSRDHTEDLPNDCLALIFQSLGSGDRKRCSLVCRRWLVVEGQSRHRLSLDSRAALLEAAPSLFSRFDGVSKLALKCDRRSDSIGDEALDLISLRCPNLTRLKLRACRALTERGMAALAKHCPNLRKLSCGSCTFGAKGVEAVLRGCPLLEEISIKRLRGLSDAAAEPVGLGSASSSLRSVCLKELYNGQCFAPLIAGSPNLKTLKLFRCSGDWDRLLETIADGVPGIVEIHLEKLQVSDRGLAALSSCADLEVLHLVKIPECTDAGLATLADKCRLLRKIHIDGWKTNRIGDEGLMAVARRCPKLQELVLIGVNPTALSLGLIASNCRNLERLALCGSDTFGDAEMSCIAAKCMALKKLCIKGCPVSDQGMGALAEGCPNLVKVKVKKCRGVTPGFADWLRASRGTLAVNLDPGGLIEQPDATLSESGILDNGSELLPALVEQMGSMELPSSSNGRSLPWKTRMSFLAGRNFFVSTFRRWSHGSSNHHHS, from the coding sequence ATGGGACAATCGGCCTCCACCCTCTGCCACCGCCGCCCGAAACCCTCCGTCGCCGGCCCGCCGTCCTCTGCGATGATCCCTTCGGCCGCTTCCGCCTCCTCTGGGCCCTCGCGGGACCATACGGAGGACCTCCCTAATGACTGCCTGGCCCTCATCTTCCAGTCCCTCGGCTCCGGCGACCGCAAGCGGTGCTCCCTCGTTTGCCGTCGATGGCTCGTCGTCGAGGGTCAGAGCCGCCACCGCCTCTCCCTAGACTCCCGTGCCGCCCTCCTGGAGGCCGCCCCGTCCCTCTTCTCCCGCTTCGACGGCGTATCCAAGCTTGCCCTCAAATGCGACCGCCGCTCCGACAGCATCGGTGACGAGGCCCTCGACCTGATCTCCCTCCGCTGCCCCAACCTCACCCGCCTCAAGCTCCGCGCCTGCCGTGCCCTCACGGAGCGGGGCATGGCCGCGCTCGCCAAGCACTGCCCCAATCTCCGCAAGCTCTCGTGCGGCTCCTGCACCTTCGGCGCCAAGGGCGTGGAGGCCGTCCTCCGGGGGTGCCCCCTCCTGGAGGAGATCTCCATCAAGCGCCTTCGTGGCCTCTCCGACGCCGCCGCCGAACCCGTCGGCCTTGGCTCCGCCTCCTCGTCTCTCCGATCCGTCTGCCTCAAGGAACTCTATAACGGACAGTGCTTCGCCCCACTCATCGCCGGCTCCCCCAACCTCAAGACCCTCAAGCTCTTCCGCTGCTCCGGCGACTGGGACCGCCTGCTCGAGACCATCGCCGACGGCGTTCCCGGGATCGTCGAGATCCACCTCGAGAAGCTCCAGGTCAGCGACCGCGGCCTCGCCGCCCTCTCCTCCTGCGCCGATCTCGAAGTCCTCCACCTCGTCAAGATCCCCGAATGCACTGACGCTGGCCTTGCCACGCTCGCTGACAAGTGCCGGCTGCTCCGAAAGATCCACATCGATGGGTGGAAGACTAACCGGATCGGGGACGAAGGCCTCATGGCCGTGGCCAGACGGTGCCCTAAGCTCCAAGAGCTGGTCCTGATCGGGGTCAATCCGACGGCTTTAAGCTTGGGGCTCATCGCAAGCAATTGCCGCAACCTGGAGCGCCTCGCCCTCTGTGGCAGCGATACCTTTGGGGATGCGGAGATGTCATGCATTGCTGCTAAATGCATGGCTTTGAAGAAGCTCTGTATCAAAGGTTGCCCGGTCTCCGACCAGGGGATGGGGGCCCTCGCTGAGGGGTGCCCGAACCTAGTGAAGGTAAAGGTGAAGAAGTGCCGGGGAGTGACGCCGGGGTTTGCGGACTGGTTAAGGGCGAGCAGGGGAACGCTGGCTGTCAACTTGGATCCTGGTGGCCTGATTGAGCAGCCGGACGCGACACTAAGTGAGAGTGGAATTCTAGATAATGGCAGCGAACTGCTCCCTGCATTGGTCGAGCAGATGGGCTCCATGGAGCTTCCGTCTAGCAGTAATGGTCGGTCATTACCATGGAAGACTAGGATGAGCTTTCTGGCTGGGAGGAACTTCTTTGTCTCCACTTTCAGGCGGTGGTCCCATGGGAGCAGCAATCACCATCACTCATGA